The segment CGCCAAGCACGGCGTGGTCGGCTTCACCAAGACGGTCGCTCTGGAAGTCGCGCGCGACAACATCACCTGCAACGCCATCTGCCCCGGCTATGTCGAGACGCCGCTGGTCCAGTCGCAGATCGCCGATCAGGCCAGGGCGCGCGGCATCTCGAAGGAAAAGGTCATCACCGACGTGATCCTGGAGGCGCAACCCACCAAACAGTTCGTCACCACGGAGCAGCTTTCGGGCCTGTTCCTGTATCTGATTTCCGACCTGGGGGCCTCGGCCAACGGGGCGTCCTTCTCGATCGACGGCGGCTGGACCGCGCAATAAGGCCAGCACAGCCGGGGGCGAATGGCGCTTTTCAGACGCAAGGCCACGCCGGTGCCCGCCCCCGAGGCGGCCGATCCCGCGTCCCCGCGTCCCATCTGTCTGGCCATGCAGGGCGGCGGGGCGCACGGTGCTTTCCAGTGGGGCGTGCTGGACCGGTTGCTGGAGGACGGGCGGCTGGACATCCGGGCGGTGACCGCCGCCTCGGCCGGGGCCATGAACGGCGCGGCCCTGGTGTCGGGCCTGGCGACCGGCGGGGCGGTCGGAGCCCGCAAGGCGCTGGACAAGCTGTGGCGCGAGACCAACCAGTCGGGCGGCAAGAACGTCTTCGGCGACACCTCGATCTGGTCCAATGCCCTGACCCCGGCCTGGCTGAAGGACACCACCCTGTGGCGGGCGTCGGAGACGCTGGCGATGTCGATGTCGCCCTATGAGTTCAACCCGCTGAACCTGAACCCACTGAACCGTGTCTTGAATGCCTCGATCGATTTCGAGGCGATCCGGGGCTCGGATATCAAGCTGCACGTCGCCGCCACCGCCGTGCGCCATGCCCGGTCGCGGGTGTTCGCCAATGCGGAGATCACCGATCAGGTGCTGCTGGCCTCCGCCTGCCTGCCCCAGCTGTTCCAGGCGGTCGAGATCGACGGAGAGCCCTATTGGGACGGCGGCTATCTGGCCAATCCGCCGCTCTGGCCCCTGTTCTACGAGGACACGCCGAATGACGTCCTGCTGATCACCCTCAACGCCTTCGAGCGGGCCGATACGCCCAAGGCCCCCGGCGACATCATGGACCGGTTGAACGAGGTCGTCTTCAACGCGCCGCTGGTCGCCGAACTGCGCGCCGTCGCCTTCGTCCAGGACCTGATCGAACAGGGCCGGCTGACGCCCTCGGCCCAGGACCGCTACCGCAACATCCTGATGCACGCCATCGAGGCGGACCACTGGCTGGGCGACCTGTCTCTGGGCTCCAAATTCAACACCGAATGGACCTTCCTCAACGACCTGAAGACCCGCGGCCGGGCGGCGGCGGAGGAATGGCTGGAGAGCTGTTTCGGGGACGTGGGCGTGCGGTCCAGCGTCGATCTGCAGGCGCGGTTCGGGTAGGCGGACCTTCGGGTCGAAATGTCCATCGCCGATATATTGCAAGCCGGAGATCGTCCGCGCAGGCTGGATAGGGACCCAGCCTCGTCGTCCATCCAGCCAGAGAGTATCCATGCCCATCCCCGAGACCGTGGGCGCCTTCGCCATCGTTCCGAGCAACGATCTGGCGGCGGCGATACCATTCTGGGAGCGTCTTGGCTTCGCCCGGACCGGTGGCGATAAGACCTATTGCATCATGACGGGCTGGGGATGTGAGGTCCATTTGACCCAGGCCGGAGCTGGTCCCTGGGCAGTCCCGGAATCGCATAATCCTTTCGGCGTCTTCATCCGGACGCCGGATGTGGAGGCCATCGCGGCACGTGTGGACGACCTGATCATTCGCCCGGGCGGCATTCTGCGACACCGCGAATGGGGGCTTTATGAAGTCGGCGTGTGCGGTCCGGACGGGCTTCTGGTCCGCATCGGATGGCCCTCTCACCTCATGCCGGGCTTCGGATGAAACCAGCAAGATGACGGGGTCGGGCCGGGAACAGCGGGAGCGCTGTTATTGCCGCAAGTCGTCCAGAAACGGCACCAGACGGTCCCGCCA is part of the Brevundimonas sp. AJA228-03 genome and harbors:
- a CDS encoding patatin-like phospholipase family protein, translated to MALFRRKATPVPAPEAADPASPRPICLAMQGGGAHGAFQWGVLDRLLEDGRLDIRAVTAASAGAMNGAALVSGLATGGAVGARKALDKLWRETNQSGGKNVFGDTSIWSNALTPAWLKDTTLWRASETLAMSMSPYEFNPLNLNPLNRVLNASIDFEAIRGSDIKLHVAATAVRHARSRVFANAEITDQVLLASACLPQLFQAVEIDGEPYWDGGYLANPPLWPLFYEDTPNDVLLITLNAFERADTPKAPGDIMDRLNEVVFNAPLVAELRAVAFVQDLIEQGRLTPSAQDRYRNILMHAIEADHWLGDLSLGSKFNTEWTFLNDLKTRGRAAAEEWLESCFGDVGVRSSVDLQARFG
- a CDS encoding VOC family protein gives rise to the protein MPIPETVGAFAIVPSNDLAAAIPFWERLGFARTGGDKTYCIMTGWGCEVHLTQAGAGPWAVPESHNPFGVFIRTPDVEAIAARVDDLIIRPGGILRHREWGLYEVGVCGPDGLLVRIGWPSHLMPGFG